A section of the Schistosoma haematobium chromosome ZW, whole genome shotgun sequence genome encodes:
- a CDS encoding hypothetical protein (EggNog:ENOG410VAY8~COG:K), translating to METIPLGRRFHIETDHKPLQWLKTARDTRGKLARWVIRLQEYDFSIGHVPGKENVMADYLSRPDMEADLPLTAYAVNSLEGDPLELVRQQKADPNLREVIRVIKEGADADKRTMDKEVITLLRQKERLRVNSYGVLTWQDDDENWVAVIPKDWRRKVIHECHQVAHTGIARTTDLLRQSAYWPSMRDDVAEYVLTCQQCQLMKSDRYTQPPLQSILVTAVGDLWSVDVMGPFPQTASGNQYLLVMTEHATRWVDAVSIADQRARTVTEVVIRHNLACHGIPKMILTHQSPCFESDEFKARLKQFGIKRIRTTPYHPQTNGLTERNNRTLKEWLASKGGNWEKELPLILLAHRSSTQGTTKKSPFLLMYGRQPRLPMHNKTWPQQQKWTTTRLRKRGERQ from the coding sequence ATGGAGACCATACCTTTAGGTAGACGATTTCACATTGAGACCGACCATAAACCCCTGCAGTGGTTGAAAACAGCAAGAGACACCCGAGGGAAGTTGGCGCGATGGGTGATACGCCTGCAAGAATACGATTTCAGTATCGGCCATGTTCCAGGAAAAGAAAACGTAATGGCGGATTACTTGTCAAGACCAGACATGGAAGCCGACCTGCCATTAACAGCATACGCGGTGAATAGTTTAGAGGGAGACCCATTAGAGCTCGTCCGGCAGCAGAAAGCTGACCCTAACCTTCGAGAGGTAATCAGAGTGATAAAAGAGGGAGCAGACGCAGATAAACGAACAATGGACAAGGAGGTAATAACGCTGCTTCGGCAAAAGGAACGACTGAGAGTGAACTCATATGGAGTGCTGACCTGGCAGGACGATGATGAGAATTGGGTGGCGGTGATCCCGAAAGACTGGCGGCGTAAAGTGATACACGAGTGTCACCAGGTAGCACATACAGGCATCGCAAGAACGACGGACTTACTACGACAAAGTGCATACTGGCCGAGTATGAGAGACGATGTGGCTGAATACGTGTTAACCTGCCAGCAGTGTCAGCTAATGAAAAGCGATCGATACACACAACCGCCATTACAGTCAATCCTAGTAACCGCAGTCGGTGATCTATGGTCGGTGGATGTGATGGGACCGTTTCCACAGACGGCGAGCGGTAACCAGTACCTGTTAGTGATGACGGAACATGCTACACGTTGGGTAGATGCCGTATCCATTGCAGACCAGCGGGCAAGAACAGTGACCGAAGTGGTAATCCGGCATAATTTAGCGTGTCACGGAATACCGAAGATGATATTAACTCACCAGAGTCCCTGTTTTGAAAGTGACGAGTTTAAAGCCCGTTTAAAGCAGTTTGGCATCAAGAGAATACGAACTACACCGTATCATCCTCAGACAAACGGGCTTACAGAGAGAAACAATCGGACGTTAAAGGAATGGTTAGCATCAAAAGGAGGAAATTGGGAGAAagagttaccattgattttgctTGCACATCGTTCCTCCACACAAGGAACAACCAAGAAGTCACCTTTCTTGCTCATGTATGGCAGACAACCACGACTTCCAATGCATAATAAGACCTGGCCACAACAACAGAAGTGGACGACAACAAGGTTAAGAAAGAGAGGAGAGAGGCAATAA